Proteins from one Bacteroides mediterraneensis genomic window:
- a CDS encoding DUF4932 domain-containing protein has product MKKCMILFALLMGCLWAKAQSVVPQVNENVELMSILSRMAGFQEYHMDMAGQYIKDMDSYFKDNTAHPAVRYMKELRNRYGISFDAVMSMAIHLDNRNGTLSLIEEDIPTLDKRWKNVDKDEFLSHLNSFYKDTNFNAFFKAHKSLYEKGIKSYQDNVINHFDIDWYPRFYGNEPQEVFSVIIGFCNGGGNYGVDRQVKGKKKEVFAVVGYYVDKEDTPMYSKEYLPTLIHEFNHSFINHYLDENQYPAYVKELEPAAVDLFKSSQWSMSRQAYNNWKTMVNESLVRAAVICYMLDKAYKPEEIRNELLEQMQRNFRWMPELVSLLRKYEKEQAKYGNFENFYPSVTDFFKEYAQKENERFDAIK; this is encoded by the coding sequence ATGAAAAAATGTATGATTCTTTTTGCCTTGCTCATGGGCTGTCTTTGGGCAAAGGCGCAGTCAGTCGTTCCGCAGGTCAATGAAAACGTGGAACTGATGAGTATCTTGTCCCGTATGGCAGGATTTCAGGAATATCACATGGATATGGCAGGGCAGTATATAAAAGACATGGACAGCTATTTTAAAGATAATACTGCGCATCCGGCAGTCCGGTACATGAAAGAGCTCAGAAACAGATATGGCATCTCTTTCGATGCGGTCATGTCCATGGCTATACATCTGGACAACCGGAACGGTACTCTTTCATTGATAGAAGAAGACATCCCCACCTTGGACAAAAGATGGAAGAATGTGGATAAGGATGAGTTCTTGTCTCATCTCAACAGCTTTTATAAGGATACAAACTTCAATGCGTTTTTCAAAGCCCATAAAAGCCTTTATGAAAAGGGAATCAAGTCTTATCAAGACAATGTCATCAACCATTTTGATATAGACTGGTATCCTCGTTTCTATGGCAATGAACCCCAGGAAGTTTTTTCGGTGATCATCGGTTTTTGCAACGGTGGAGGAAACTATGGAGTAGACCGGCAGGTAAAAGGGAAAAAGAAGGAAGTTTTTGCGGTGGTAGGCTATTACGTGGATAAGGAAGATACGCCTATGTATAGCAAGGAATACCTGCCGACACTGATTCATGAATTTAACCATTCCTTCATCAATCATTATCTGGATGAAAACCAATATCCTGCATACGTAAAAGAACTTGAGCCTGCTGCCGTAGATTTGTTCAAGTCTTCACAATGGAGTATGTCGAGACAGGCATACAATAACTGGAAAACCATGGTCAACGAGTCACTTGTTCGCGCAGCTGTAATCTGTTATATGCTGGATAAGGCATACAAACCGGAAGAAATAAGGAATGAACTGTTGGAACAGATGCAACGAAACTTCAGGTGGATGCCGGAATTGGTGAGCCTGCTGAGAAAATACGAGAAAGAACAGGCAAAATATGGTAACTTTGAGAATTTCTATCCGAGTGTGACAGACTTTTTCAAGGAATATGCTCAAAAGGAAAATGAAAGATTCGATGCGATAAAATAA
- a CDS encoding S41 family peptidase: MRMKNIISSLIVFYTVAIIPTFGQQLSPAQQMADFDTLCAKLEYVHPELYLYQSREEYENNKAMIKASLTDSISISDFYLKIAPFVAKIKDGHSMMLPPITNDLIAHAKKDGNTMPLRMKATGDVFIVDYPVIDNSGISEGDTILSINGIRSKDILEGMYGLWGSEKDNGVKEGSVNAYWSPLLWYMYKWSESYVFVVKHGDKIKEIRLEGVPQSVALKVIKERQSQVQSESFTCKFSSDDTKAILTIRNVYQETKLKEFCDSVFKEINRRKIPEIVIDMRNNTGGSSKCVERLVSYFPHPGYTMYSKSQLKVSAYSKAYNKDRHPEIFRQICHLPDGELFEIKGTPVNSNLEETNLYHGKITILVNNKTYSGASTFAHTMRNLGIARVEGETGCPAVYFGNYLPFTLPNSKIDYYISISKFYE; the protein is encoded by the coding sequence ATGAGAATGAAGAATATAATAAGCAGTCTTATCGTTTTTTATACGGTGGCAATAATTCCCACATTCGGACAACAATTAAGTCCTGCCCAGCAAATGGCTGATTTTGACACTTTATGTGCAAAATTGGAATATGTGCATCCGGAACTTTATCTCTATCAGTCAAGAGAAGAGTATGAAAACAATAAAGCAATGATTAAGGCATCCCTGACTGATTCTATCAGCATATCCGACTTTTATCTGAAAATAGCTCCTTTTGTGGCTAAGATAAAGGATGGGCATAGCATGATGCTGCCTCCTATTACCAATGACCTCATTGCACATGCAAAGAAAGATGGCAATACCATGCCATTACGAATGAAAGCGACTGGAGATGTCTTTATTGTAGATTATCCAGTGATTGATAATTCCGGAATAAGCGAAGGTGATACGATTCTCAGCATCAACGGTATCAGGTCAAAAGATATACTTGAGGGGATGTATGGCCTTTGGGGTTCGGAGAAGGATAATGGAGTAAAAGAAGGCAGTGTTAACGCCTATTGGTCTCCGTTGTTATGGTACATGTACAAATGGAGCGAATCGTATGTATTTGTGGTAAAGCATGGTGATAAAATTAAAGAGATACGTTTGGAAGGAGTGCCGCAAAGCGTGGCTTTGAAGGTCATCAAGGAAAGGCAGTCTCAGGTCCAGTCCGAAAGTTTCACCTGCAAGTTTTCTTCCGATGATACAAAAGCAATTCTTACTATTCGTAATGTGTATCAGGAAACGAAGTTGAAGGAGTTCTGTGATTCTGTTTTTAAGGAAATAAATCGCAGAAAAATACCGGAGATAGTCATTGACATGCGTAATAATACAGGCGGTTCAAGTAAGTGCGTGGAAAGACTCGTTTCTTATTTCCCGCATCCTGGCTATACAATGTATTCTAAAAGCCAGTTAAAGGTCAGTGCATATTCTAAAGCCTATAATAAAGACAGACATCCGGAGATATTCCGTCAGATTTGCCATTTGCCAGATGGAGAACTTTTTGAAATAAAAGGTACTCCAGTCAATAGTAATTTGGAAGAAACAAATCTATATCACGGAAAGATAACCATTCTGGTAAACAACAAGACTTATTCCGGCGCTTCTACTTTTGCGCACACAATGAGGAATTTGGGCATTGCACGCGTGGAGGGTGAAACTGGTTGTCCTGCCGTCTATTTCGGTAATTATCTGCCTTTCACTTTGCCCAATTCAAAGATAGATTATTATATCAGTATTTCTAAATTTTACGAATAA